A stretch of Streptococcus sp. oral taxon 061 DNA encodes these proteins:
- a CDS encoding PTS mannose/fructose/sorbose transporter subunit IIC: protein MSDISIISAILVVVVAFFAGLEGILDQFQFHQPIVACTLIGLVTGNLEAGVMLGGSLQMIALGWANIGAAVAPDAALASVAAAIIMIKGGNFTTEGIAVATATAIPLAVAGLFLTMIVRTISVGLVHTADAAAKEGNIAAVERAHYFALALQGLRIAIPAALLLAMPTEAVQGVLELMPEWLKGGMAVGGAMVVAVGYALVINMMATREVWPFFAIGFALAAISQLTLIALGVIGVALAFIYLNLSKQGGNGGGGAATSNDPIGDILEDY from the coding sequence ATGTCAGATATTTCAATCATTTCTGCTATCTTGGTTGTAGTTGTTGCCTTCTTCGCAGGTCTTGAAGGTATCCTCGACCAATTCCAATTCCATCAACCAATCGTAGCATGTACCCTTATCGGTCTTGTAACTGGTAACCTCGAAGCAGGGGTTATGCTTGGTGGATCACTTCAAATGATCGCCCTTGGTTGGGCTAACATCGGAGCTGCCGTAGCTCCTGACGCGGCTCTTGCTTCTGTTGCTGCTGCAATTATCATGATCAAAGGTGGTAACTTTACTACTGAAGGTATCGCAGTCGCAACTGCAACTGCAATCCCTCTTGCCGTAGCTGGACTTTTCTTGACTATGATCGTTCGTACAATCTCAGTTGGTTTGGTTCACACTGCAGATGCTGCTGCTAAAGAAGGAAACATTGCAGCTGTTGAACGCGCTCACTACTTTGCCCTTGCTCTTCAAGGTCTACGTATTGCTATCCCAGCTGCACTCTTGCTTGCAATGCCAACTGAAGCAGTTCAAGGAGTATTGGAACTTATGCCAGAATGGCTTAAAGGTGGTATGGCTGTCGGTGGTGCCATGGTCGTTGCCGTTGGTTACGCTTTGGTTATCAACATGATGGCTACTCGTGAAGTATGGCCATTCTTCGCTATCGGTTTTGCTCTTGCAGCAATCTCTCAATTGACTTTGATTGCCCTTGGTGTCATCGGTGTTGCCCTTGCCTTCATCTACCTCAACCTTTCTAAACAAGGTGGAAACGGTGGCGGAGGAGCTGCAACTTCTAACGATCCAATCGGTGATATCCTAGAAGACTACTAG
- a CDS encoding PTS sugar transporter subunit IIB — MSIGIIIASHGEFAAGIHQSGSMIFGEQEKVQVVTFMPNEGPDDLYAKFNNAVAAFDAEDEVLVLADLWSGSPFNQASRVMGENPERKFAIITGLNLPMLIQAYTERLMDANAGVDKVAANIIKEAKDGIKALPEELNPAEEVATAAAAPVAQAAIPEGTVIGDGKLKINLARLDTRLLHGQVATAWTPDSKADRIIVASDNVANDELRKELIKQAAPNGVKANVVPIKKLIEVAKDPRFGNTHALILFETPQDALRAIEGGVPIKTLNVGSMAHSTGKTMINNVLSMDKDDVATFEKMRDLGVEFDVRKVPNDTKKDLFDLISKANVQ; from the coding sequence ATGAGTATCGGAATCATTATTGCGAGCCACGGTGAATTTGCCGCGGGTATTCATCAGTCAGGATCTATGATCTTTGGTGAACAAGAAAAGGTTCAAGTTGTAACCTTTATGCCAAACGAAGGTCCAGATGATTTATACGCCAAATTCAACAATGCTGTGGCTGCATTTGACGCAGAAGATGAGGTTCTAGTCTTGGCTGACCTTTGGAGTGGTTCTCCATTTAACCAAGCTAGTCGCGTAATGGGAGAAAATCCTGAGCGTAAATTTGCCATCATCACTGGACTTAACTTGCCGATGTTGATCCAAGCCTACACAGAGCGTCTTATGGACGCGAATGCTGGAGTGGATAAAGTCGCTGCGAACATCATTAAAGAAGCTAAAGATGGCATCAAGGCTCTTCCAGAAGAGCTAAACCCAGCTGAGGAAGTTGCAACTGCTGCAGCTGCTCCTGTAGCCCAAGCTGCTATCCCAGAAGGAACAGTTATCGGAGACGGTAAATTGAAAATCAATCTTGCTCGTCTTGACACACGTCTTCTTCACGGACAAGTTGCAACTGCTTGGACACCAGATTCAAAAGCAGACCGTATCATCGTTGCTTCAGATAACGTTGCAAACGACGAATTGCGTAAAGAGTTGATCAAACAAGCTGCTCCTAACGGAGTGAAAGCTAACGTTGTTCCAATCAAAAAATTGATTGAGGTTGCAAAAGATCCTCGTTTTGGTAACACACACGCCCTTATCTTGTTTGAAACACCTCAAGACGCCCTTCGTGCTATCGAAGGCGGTGTGCCAATTAAGACTCTTAACGTTGGATCAATGGCTCACTCAACTGGTAAAACAATGATCAACAACGTATTGTCAATGGACAAAGACGACGTTGCTACATTTGAAAAAATGCGTGATCTTGGTGTTGAATTTGACGTACGTAAAGTACCAAACGACACTAAAAAAGATTTGTTTGACTTGATTAGCAAAGCTAACGTTCAATAA
- a CDS encoding gamma-glutamylcysteine synthetase, producing the protein MSPSVQLLKKRYLKNIKENPELYIGIELEFPIVHTKGKSTDIEVTKDLMRFLVDALSLEVEKEDQDGNPIQLVEPMSQDRILFEVSYTTLEFAFGRAQKIQEVEGRFQAYMKVIQERLGEKDHAIQGWGIHPNWDQNDNRPVAYPRYQMLMDYLHMGSRQEIVNLHDFPQYGAFICGSQVQLDVSTANYLRVINAFTQIEAAKAYLFANSEFSGADWDTQISRDIFWEDSMHGIYPENVGVNSKLFKDEDDFFDYLDHSAIFTAERDGETYYFSPIRARDYLATDEIHAYTLNGKETLLVPQEKDFQTHRSYQFQDLTTRGTVEFRSVCTQPLDRTFASAAFHLGLLVNLDKLEAYLETAPFFESFGRDYKSLRRQFSKKQLTDEEKAGIVRFSKDLLAIAEQGLEMRGQSEMTYLEPLKEEMTL; encoded by the coding sequence ATGTCCCCTTCTGTTCAGTTATTGAAAAAACGTTATTTAAAAAATATCAAAGAAAATCCAGAACTCTACATTGGTATTGAGTTGGAGTTTCCTATCGTACACACGAAAGGGAAATCCACAGATATTGAAGTCACCAAGGACTTGATGCGATTTTTAGTGGATGCTCTCAGCCTGGAAGTTGAAAAAGAGGACCAGGACGGAAATCCGATTCAACTTGTAGAACCAATGAGTCAGGATCGGATTCTATTTGAGGTTTCCTACACGACCTTGGAGTTTGCCTTTGGTAGAGCCCAGAAAATCCAAGAGGTCGAAGGACGATTTCAAGCTTATATGAAGGTCATTCAGGAAAGGCTAGGCGAAAAGGATCATGCTATTCAGGGTTGGGGGATTCATCCAAACTGGGATCAGAATGACAATCGACCGGTGGCTTATCCACGCTACCAGATGCTGATGGATTACCTACATATGGGAAGTCGCCAAGAGATAGTTAATTTGCATGACTTCCCACAATATGGAGCCTTTATCTGTGGGAGTCAAGTTCAGTTGGATGTATCGACTGCTAACTACCTACGTGTCATTAATGCTTTCACTCAGATTGAAGCAGCAAAAGCTTACTTATTTGCCAATTCTGAGTTTTCGGGAGCAGACTGGGATACTCAGATTTCACGAGATATTTTTTGGGAAGACTCTATGCATGGGATTTATCCAGAGAACGTTGGTGTCAATTCAAAACTCTTCAAAGATGAGGATGATTTCTTTGATTATCTAGACCACTCTGCGATTTTCACAGCAGAACGAGATGGAGAAACCTACTATTTTTCTCCGATTCGTGCTAGAGATTACCTAGCTACTGATGAGATTCATGCTTATACTTTAAATGGGAAAGAGACTCTGCTTGTCCCTCAAGAAAAGGATTTTCAAACGCACCGTAGTTATCAATTCCAAGACTTAACAACTCGAGGAACAGTCGAATTTCGGAGTGTTTGTACACAACCCCTAGACCGCACTTTTGCTTCGGCAGCCTTTCACTTGGGACTTTTGGTGAATTTAGACAAGCTTGAAGCTTACCTAGAAACAGCTCCTTTCTTTGAAAGTTTTGGTCGTGATTACAAGTCTTTGAGACGACAATTTTCTAAGAAGCAGCTCACAGACGAGGAAAAAGCTGGGATTGTACGTTTTTCCAAAGACTTGCTAGCGATAGCAGAGCAAGGTCTTGAGATGAGAGGTCAAAGTGAAATGACCTACTTAGAGCCTTTAAAAGAAGAAATGACTCTATAA
- the thrC gene encoding threonine synthase, with the protein MTLVYQSTRDAKNTVTASQAILQGLATDGGLFTPVSYPKVDLDFDTLKDASYQEVAKLVLSAFLDDFTAEELDYCINNAYDSKFDTPAIAPLVKLDGQYNLELFHGSTIAFKDMALSILPYFMTTAAKKHGLENKIVILTATSGDTGKAAMAGFADVPGTEIIVFYPKDGVSKVQELQMTTQTGDNTHVIAIDGNFDDAQTNVKHMFNDVALREKLAANKLQFSSANSMNIGRLVPQIVYYVYAYAQLVKTGEIVAGDKVNFTVPTGNFGNILAAFYAKQIGLPVGKLICASNDNNVLTDFFKTRVYDKKREFKVTTSPSMDILVSSNLERLIFHLLGNDAEKTAELMNALNTQGQYELTDFDTEILDLFAAEYATEAETAAEIKRVYEADSYIEDPHTAVASAVYKKYQAATGDATKTVIASTASPYKFPVVAVEAVTGQSGLSDFEALAQLHEISGVAVPPAVDGLETAPVRHKTTVAAAEMQTAVESYLGL; encoded by the coding sequence ATGACATTAGTTTATCAATCAACGCGTGATGCGAAAAATACCGTAACAGCCAGTCAAGCAATTTTGCAAGGTTTGGCAACAGATGGAGGTTTATTTACTCCAGTTAGCTATCCAAAGGTAGATTTGGATTTTGATACATTGAAAGATGCTTCTTACCAAGAAGTGGCCAAGCTTGTCTTGTCAGCCTTCTTGGATGACTTTACAGCAGAGGAGTTGGACTACTGTATCAACAATGCCTATGACAGCAAGTTTGACACTCCAGCTATCGCTCCTCTTGTTAAACTCGATGGCCAATACAACTTGGAACTTTTCCACGGTTCAACTATTGCCTTTAAAGATATGGCCTTGTCCATCTTGCCATACTTTATGACGACAGCTGCTAAGAAACATGGCTTGGAAAACAAGATTGTCATCTTGACAGCAACATCTGGGGACACTGGGAAGGCTGCCATGGCTGGATTTGCAGATGTTCCAGGCACTGAAATCATCGTCTTTTATCCAAAAGACGGTGTCAGCAAGGTGCAAGAGTTGCAAATGACCACTCAAACTGGGGACAACACTCATGTTATCGCCATTGATGGAAACTTTGATGATGCTCAGACAAATGTGAAGCATATGTTCAACGATGTGGCCCTTCGCGAGAAATTGGCAGCAAACAAGCTCCAATTTTCATCAGCCAACTCTATGAATATTGGCCGTTTGGTACCACAAATTGTCTACTATGTTTATGCCTACGCTCAGCTTGTTAAAACTGGCGAGATTGTGGCTGGTGACAAGGTTAACTTTACCGTACCGACAGGAAACTTTGGAAATATCTTGGCTGCCTTTTACGCCAAACAAATCGGCCTACCAGTCGGCAAGCTAATCTGTGCTTCAAATGACAACAATGTCTTGACAGATTTCTTTAAAACTCGTGTTTATGACAAGAAGCGTGAATTTAAAGTGACCACTAGCCCATCTATGGATATCTTGGTGTCTTCAAACTTGGAGCGCTTGATTTTCCATCTTTTGGGAAATGATGCTGAAAAGACAGCGGAACTCATGAATGCCTTGAACACTCAAGGTCAGTATGAATTGACAGACTTTGATACAGAGATTTTGGACCTCTTTGCGGCAGAGTATGCAACAGAAGCAGAGACCGCAGCAGAAATTAAGCGTGTCTATGAGGCTGATTCTTACATTGAGGATCCTCATACAGCGGTTGCTTCAGCAGTTTATAAAAAATACCAAGCAGCGACTGGTGATGCGACCAAGACAGTGATTGCATCAACAGCTAGTCCTTACAAATTCCCAGTGGTTGCGGTGGAAGCTGTAACTGGACAATCAGGTCTTAGCGACTTTGAAGCCTTGGCTCAATTACATGAAATTTCAGGAGTAGCAGTGCCACCAGCAGTTGATGGCCTTGAAACAGCTCCAGTTCGTCACAAGACAACTGTTGCAGCAGCAGAGATGCAGACTGCAGTAGAATCTTATCTAGGACTTTAA